From Solidesulfovibrio carbinoliphilus subsp. oakridgensis, the proteins below share one genomic window:
- a CDS encoding cell division ATP-binding protein FtsE → MLQVEGLSHAFGARTVLCDLTFSLEKGAFAFLTGPSGSGKTTLLRLLHGGLPLAAGRAVVAGHDLSALPLRRLAEQPPRRSSPLPPRRLAALRRDVSMVFQDFKILPDRTARENVALPLVVRGMEPDRLDRRVASALLALGLDAVADRPCSELAGGEKQRVAIARAVVAGPRLMLADEPTGNLDGELALRILHILRQFSDHGTTVLMATHSPALVAAVPDAVIIRLPAQPAGPAAASASASPSPSAGPGGAA, encoded by the coding sequence ATGTTGCAGGTCGAGGGTCTTTCCCACGCTTTCGGGGCTCGCACGGTGCTGTGCGACCTGACCTTTTCCCTGGAAAAGGGCGCGTTCGCCTTTTTGACCGGCCCGTCCGGGTCGGGCAAGACCACGCTGTTGCGCCTGCTCCACGGCGGCCTGCCGCTGGCCGCCGGCCGGGCCGTGGTCGCCGGCCACGACCTGTCCGCCCTGCCGCTGCGACGGCTTGCCGAACAACCGCCACGGCGGTCTTCCCCACTGCCGCCACGCCGGCTGGCCGCCCTGCGCCGGGACGTGTCCATGGTCTTTCAGGATTTCAAGATCCTGCCCGACCGCACGGCCCGCGAGAACGTGGCCCTGCCGCTGGTGGTGCGCGGCATGGAGCCGGACAGGCTTGACCGCCGCGTGGCCTCGGCCCTTTTGGCCCTCGGCCTCGACGCCGTGGCCGACCGGCCCTGCTCGGAGCTGGCCGGCGGGGAAAAGCAGCGCGTGGCCATCGCCCGAGCCGTGGTCGCCGGCCCCAGGCTCATGCTGGCCGACGAGCCGACCGGCAACCTCGACGGCGAGCTTGCCCTGCGCATTCTCCATATTTTGCGGCAATTTAGCGACCACGGCACCACCGTGCTCATGGCCACCCACAGCCCGGCCCTGGTGGCGGCCGTGCCGGACGCGGTCATCATCCGCCTGCCGGCCCAGCCGGCCGGCCCCGCCGCCGCGTCCGCGTCTGCCTCCCCGTCCCCGTCTGCCGGCCCCGGAGGCGCGGCGTGA
- a CDS encoding DNA repair protein RecN, translated as MIEVLRIKNLALIDDLELEFGQGLNVLTGETGAGKSFIVSAVNFLTGEKMHPDLVRAGCEKAVVEALFVLDGQDLILRRELAAGTGRSRIYIGDGLASREALAALRPKLLLHASQHGQQRLLQPAFQAALLDGFLADDQPLAEKNRLLRELADIAGQIRALDAKAASLEEKRQFLEFQHAEISKVAPLPGEEDELIGRRAALAESRKASEALARALDTLEQSPKVLDTLADLHRELLHAGELFPDFTADAEAVAAFRHHLKDVAVRLRRKPTKAPGDDAEAIEKRLFELAQLRRKLRKSLAEIVDLGAEIEANLNFLDACALDRMRLAREEAERAEALAAALLALGRVRREAATRLSASLEEILRSLGFSKDVKVIFDFVPAEVYAPVAAELPALAEDRARILWRPNPGQPPQPLDKIASGGELSRFLLALMSLSAEPGGPTLIFDEIDAGIGGLTLGSVGAYVKKLSETSQILLITHWPQLASLADRHFQVVKTVEDGQTSTRCLRLSGPDIAGELSRMAGGGATGQEMARRLLSGGA; from the coding sequence ATGATCGAAGTGCTGCGCATCAAAAATCTGGCCCTCATCGACGACCTGGAACTGGAGTTCGGCCAGGGCCTCAATGTCCTGACCGGCGAGACCGGGGCCGGCAAGAGCTTCATCGTTTCGGCGGTCAACTTCCTGACCGGCGAGAAGATGCACCCGGACCTCGTGCGGGCGGGCTGCGAAAAGGCCGTGGTCGAGGCCCTTTTCGTGCTGGACGGCCAGGACCTGATCCTGCGCCGGGAGCTGGCCGCCGGCACCGGCCGCAGCCGCATCTACATCGGCGACGGGCTGGCTTCCCGCGAGGCTCTGGCCGCGCTTCGCCCGAAGCTTCTCCTCCACGCCTCCCAGCACGGCCAGCAGCGGCTCCTGCAGCCGGCCTTCCAGGCCGCCCTCCTCGACGGCTTCCTGGCCGACGACCAGCCCCTGGCCGAAAAAAACCGGCTTCTGCGCGAACTGGCCGACATCGCCGGCCAGATCCGGGCCCTGGACGCCAAGGCCGCCTCCCTGGAGGAAAAGCGCCAGTTCCTGGAGTTCCAGCACGCCGAGATCAGCAAGGTCGCGCCGCTCCCCGGGGAAGAGGACGAGCTGATCGGCCGCCGGGCGGCCCTGGCCGAGTCGCGAAAGGCTTCCGAGGCCCTGGCCCGGGCCCTGGACACCCTGGAGCAGAGCCCCAAGGTCCTCGACACCCTGGCCGATCTCCACCGGGAGCTGCTCCACGCCGGCGAGCTTTTTCCGGATTTCACCGCCGACGCCGAGGCCGTGGCCGCCTTCCGCCATCACCTCAAAGACGTGGCCGTGCGCCTGCGCAGAAAGCCCACCAAGGCCCCGGGCGACGACGCCGAGGCCATCGAAAAGCGGCTCTTCGAGCTGGCCCAGTTGCGGCGAAAGCTCAGGAAATCCCTGGCCGAGATCGTGGACCTCGGGGCCGAGATCGAGGCCAACCTCAATTTTCTGGACGCCTGCGCCCTGGACCGGATGCGGCTGGCCCGGGAAGAGGCCGAGCGGGCCGAGGCCCTGGCCGCGGCCTTGCTGGCCCTCGGCCGGGTCCGGCGCGAGGCGGCCACCCGGCTGTCCGCGTCCTTGGAGGAGATTCTCCGCAGCCTCGGCTTCTCCAAGGACGTCAAGGTCATTTTTGATTTCGTCCCGGCCGAGGTCTACGCGCCGGTCGCGGCCGAGCTGCCGGCCCTGGCCGAGGACCGGGCCCGGATCCTCTGGCGGCCCAACCCCGGCCAGCCGCCCCAGCCGCTGGACAAGATCGCCTCCGGCGGCGAGCTGTCGCGGTTTCTCCTGGCCCTCATGTCGCTTTCCGCCGAGCCCGGCGGCCCGACCCTCATTTTCGACGAGATCGACGCCGGCATCGGGGGGCTGACCCTCGGCAGCGTCGGCGCCTACGTGAAAAAGCTGTCCGAGACCTCCCAGATTCTCCTCATCACCCACTGGCCCCAGCTGGCGAGCCTCGCCGACCGCCATTTCCAGGTGGTCAAGACCGTGGAGGACGGCCAGACCAGCACCCGCTGCCTGCGTCTGTCCGGCCCGGACATTGCCGGGGAACTGTCCCGCATGGCCGGCGGCGGCGCAACCGGCCAGGAAATGGCCCGCCGGCTCCTGTCGGGCGGGGCCTGA
- a CDS encoding ABC transporter permease, whose protein sequence is MASLFGRVLRRLLPRHGMFWAGLVLVGSISAASLLAPLLAPADPTALDVNAILAPPGPTHLLGTDALGRDVLSRLLYGGRVSLWVGFVAVGLSVSIGLVLGLCAGYFGGLVDEAIMRGVDVMLCFPSFFLILAVIAFLTPSLTNIMVVIGLTSWMGVARLVRAETLTLRGREFVLAARVSGMRAPGILFYHILPNALAPVLVSATLGVAGAILTESSLSFLGLGVQPPMPSWGNILMEGKEVLEVAPWLSIFPGMAILLTVLGYNLIGESLRDILDPRLRQ, encoded by the coding sequence GTGGCTAGCCTGTTCGGCCGGGTCCTGCGCCGGCTTTTGCCGCGCCACGGCATGTTCTGGGCCGGGCTGGTGCTGGTCGGCTCCATCTCGGCCGCCTCGCTCCTGGCCCCGCTTTTGGCCCCGGCCGACCCCACAGCCCTTGACGTCAACGCCATCCTGGCCCCGCCAGGGCCCACCCATCTCCTCGGCACGGACGCCCTGGGCCGCGACGTCCTCTCCCGGCTTCTCTACGGCGGCCGGGTGTCCTTGTGGGTCGGGTTCGTGGCCGTCGGGCTCTCGGTCTCCATCGGGCTTGTGCTCGGGCTTTGCGCCGGGTATTTCGGCGGCCTGGTCGACGAGGCCATCATGCGCGGCGTGGACGTGATGCTGTGTTTTCCCTCGTTTTTCCTGATTTTGGCCGTCATCGCCTTTCTGACGCCGTCTTTGACCAACATCATGGTCGTGATCGGCCTGACCTCCTGGATGGGCGTGGCGAGGCTCGTGCGGGCCGAGACGTTGACCCTTCGCGGCCGGGAATTCGTGCTGGCCGCCCGGGTGTCCGGCATGCGTGCGCCGGGCATTTTATTTTACCACATCCTGCCAAACGCCCTGGCTCCGGTCCTGGTGTCGGCCACCCTGGGCGTGGCCGGGGCCATCCTCACCGAGTCGTCGCTGTCCTTCCTCGGGCTTGGGGTGCAGCCGCCCATGCCGAGCTGGGGCAACATCCTCATGGAAGGCAAGGAAGTGCTGGAAGTGGCTCCGTGGCTGTCGATCTTCCCGGGCATGGCCATTTTGCTGACCGTGCTCGGCTACAATCTTATCGGGGAAAGCCTGCGCGACATCCTGGACCCCAGGCTGCGGCAGTAG
- a CDS encoding ABC transporter permease, which translates to MLALAARLLRKTLWVAAIFFGITLISFAVIHLAPGSPTDMQTTLNPLATAETRARLEKLYGLDRPLSVQYADWLGKLVRFDFGQSLSGDHRPVWDKIRERLPLTFSMNIVSLFLTLVIAVPIGVASACRQGGLFDRAATVFVFVGFAVPGFWLALLLMLLFGIYYPVLPISGLTSMDFATFSPWQKAVDLARHLALPIFIYTFGSLAGLSRFMRAAMLEVLRQDYVLTARAKGLPGYVVIYKHALRNALLPVITILGLSIPGLIGGSVIIESIFALPGLGQLFYQSVMARDYPLIMGNLVLGAVLTLAGNLLADVGYALADPRIRLGGRPRG; encoded by the coding sequence GTGCTCGCCCTGGCCGCCCGCCTGCTGCGCAAAACCCTCTGGGTCGCCGCCATCTTTTTCGGCATAACCCTCATCAGCTTCGCCGTGATCCACCTGGCCCCGGGGTCGCCGACCGACATGCAGACCACCCTCAATCCCCTGGCCACGGCCGAGACCCGGGCCCGCCTGGAAAAACTCTACGGCCTCGACCGGCCGCTCTCCGTCCAGTACGCCGACTGGCTCGGCAAGCTCGTGCGCTTCGATTTCGGCCAGTCCCTGTCCGGCGACCACCGGCCGGTCTGGGACAAGATCCGTGAGCGGCTCCCCCTGACCTTTTCCATGAACATCGTGTCGCTCTTCCTGACGCTGGTCATCGCCGTGCCCATCGGCGTGGCCTCGGCCTGCCGCCAGGGCGGGCTGTTCGACCGGGCGGCCACGGTCTTCGTCTTTGTCGGCTTTGCCGTGCCCGGCTTCTGGCTGGCCCTGCTCCTCATGCTGCTCTTTGGCATCTACTACCCGGTGCTGCCGATCTCGGGCCTGACTTCCATGGACTTCGCCACGTTTTCCCCGTGGCAAAAGGCCGTGGACCTGGCCCGGCACCTGGCCTTGCCCATTTTCATCTACACCTTCGGGTCCCTGGCCGGGCTGTCGCGGTTCATGCGCGCGGCCATGCTGGAGGTCCTGCGCCAGGACTACGTGCTGACCGCCCGGGCCAAGGGCCTGCCGGGATACGTGGTCATTTACAAGCATGCCCTCCGAAACGCGCTCCTGCCGGTCATCACCATTCTGGGACTGTCCATCCCCGGCCTGATCGGCGGCTCGGTCATCATCGAGTCCATTTTCGCCCTGCCGGGCCTGGGCCAGCTTTTCTACCAGTCCGTCATGGCCCGGGACTATCCGCTGATCATGGGCAATCTGGTCCTCGGCGCGGTCCTGACCCTCGCCGGCAATCTCCTGGCCGACGTGGGCTACGCCCTGGCCGATCCGCGCATCCGCCTGGGAGGGCGGCCCCGTGGCTAG